The proteins below come from a single Athene noctua chromosome 6, bAthNoc1.hap1.1, whole genome shotgun sequence genomic window:
- the NR1H3 gene encoding oxysterols receptor LXR-alpha, with translation MGPTQLSTRDHGKRVASVFEMEEEGLSLFPGSDNPPEHAENPPLKRKKGPAPKMLGNEVCSVCGDKASGFHYNVLSCEGCKGFFRRSIIKGAQYVCKNGGKCEMDMYMRRKCQECRLRKCQEAGMREQYVLSEEQIRLKKLKKQEDDQARTVVVHPNPPNPPSPSHKLTPEQLSMIKKLVAAQQQCNQRSFTDRLKVTPWPQVPDPNNREARQQRFAHFTELAIISVQEIVDFAKQLPGFLELTREDQIALLKTSTIEVMLLETSRRYNPEIESITFLKDLSYNRDDFAKAGLQFEFINPIFEFSKGMNELQLNDAEYALLIAINIFSADRPNVQDQSLVERLQHTYVEALHSYICINRPNDRLMFPRMLMKLVSLRTLSSVHSEQVFALRLQDKKLPPLLSEIWDVHE, from the exons ATGGGTCCCACTCAACTCAGCACACGGGATCATGGGAAGAGGGTGGCAAGTGTATTTGAGATGGAGGAGGAAGGGCTTTCGCTCTTCCCTGGCTCAGACAACCCCCCTGAACATGCAG AAAATCCCCCCCTGAAGCGGAAGAAGGGCCCAGCCCCTAAGATGCTTGGAAATGAAGTGTGCAGCGTGTGTGGGGACAAGGCCTCCGGCTTCCACTACAACGTGCTGAGCTGTGAAGGCTGCAAGGGCTTCTTCCGCCGCAGTATCATCAAGGGTGCCCAGTACGTCTGCAAGAACGGCGGCAAGTGCGAGATGGACATGTACATGCGTCGCAAGTGCCAGGAGTGCCGGCTGCGCAAGTGCCAGGAGGCGGGCATGCGGGAGCAGT ATGTTCTGTCTGAAGAACAGATCCgactgaagaaactgaagaagcAGGAAGATGATCAGGCTCGGACAGTTGTGGTGCACCCAAACCCTCCAAATCCGCCAAGCCCTTCCCACAAACTGACGCCCGAACAGTTGAGCATGATAAAAAAGCTCGTGGCTGCTCAGCAGCAGTGCAACCAACGCTCATTCACAGACAGACTCAAAGTGACG CCATGGCCTCAAGTTCCTGACCCAAATAACCGTGAAGCAAGGCAGCAGCGTTTTGCTCACTTTACAGAACTTGCAATTATCTCTGTGCAAGAGATTGTGGACTTTGCCAAGCAACTACCTGGCTTCCTGGAGCTCACCAGGGAAGATCAGATCGCTTTATTGAAGACATCTACCATAGAG GTGATGTTGCTGGAGACATCTCGGCGCTACAATCCAGAAATTGAGAGCATCACCTTTCTTAAGGACCTGAGCTATAATCGGGATGACTTCGCCAAAGCAG GTCTGCAGTTTGAGTTCATTAACCCCATCTTTGAGTTCTCAAAGGGAATGAATGAGCTACAGCTCAATGATGCTGAATATGCACTTTTAATTGCCATCAACATTTTTTCTGCAG ACCGACCGAATGTGCAGGACCAGTCCCTGGTGGAGAGGCTGCAGCACACCTATGTGGAAGCCCTTCATTCTTACATTTGCATCAACAGACCAAAT GACCGCCTGATGTTTCCACGGATGTTAATGAAGCTGGTCAGTCTCCGGACACTAAGTAGTGTCCACTCCGAGCAGGTGTTTGCCCTTCGGCTGCAGGACAAGAAActccctcctctgctctcagAAATCTGGGATGTGCATGAGTGA